From a region of the Etheostoma cragini isolate CJK2018 chromosome 20, CSU_Ecrag_1.0, whole genome shotgun sequence genome:
- the bend3 gene encoding BEN domain-containing protein 3 isoform X1, whose translation MNSSEHGEVSDEAMLEKEHKHVQDVKEESEDCGICEPPEGLRAGSPGATEAGKRPSAEIGPYINQSSSSKRARVSGEMRCHLIDESGRHEPLCLTTTGERRNYVQKPRDSYRKPLFSISHRISEKRHTPSLEQQASHGAESQFHYSSLLSSKLQSSEENGPLETLPSIDALGQASSTDSSLYPLIEKMFLILNTLNSSMTQLHSKVDLLTLEVMRIKKQIKPAEMETEFQPPPEYLLSSAELNQLMEQTSSAGELGCRLLVHLFPELFKARECSHECMASKRTLESLHLQLIRNYVEVCYPLVKNNSVWQEECLLQINDLFNRFWAQRDMESALLLRKQTITGAGIKTEHPQTYRFINEQGQEEHISLDNQQSNLTVSNLTFNTLATEELDEFSSPEDFVIFLMHRLFPEVFEEGKMPEGSSSFSSVGQLVLDSDKMEIIRRYMEANFPNVPEDSWLQVCIQHMEDALEGPHSNGNGSEPDNINDEGYDLASLPEDVSIIRVPEVGDDERPSRKSKKSLLTPVDFDNLEIPLPEFTVPQEYLLSRGQLKSNYECSLSIGNFASRLLVLMFPELFNHDNARKQYNCSGSLGKKQLDPVRVNLIRHYVQLVYSQAKNDRVWMLEFVSKLDERCRRRDTEQRRSYLQQRKVYGQESEQDFICQLNQHNPDSMREDPDMPSLPPEKSSKDFCKIPLDELTVSKPDFPVPSIYLLSDTEVREIVQQSLSVGNFAARLLVRLFPELFTQENLRLQYNHSGACNKKQLDPVRLRLIRHYVEAVYPVDKMEEVWHYECVPSIDERCRRPNRKKCDILKKAKRSNAVS comes from the exons ATGAATTCCTCTGAGCATGGAGAAGTTTCAGATGAAGCAATGCTTGAGAAAG AACACAAGCATGTCCAGGACGTCAAGGAGGAATCGGAGGACTGTGGTATTTGTGAGCCACCTGAAGGACTCAGAGCAGGATCTCCTGGAGCCACTGAGGCTGGTAAACGGCCATCTGCAGAGATAGGCCCTTACATAAACCAGTCCTCCAGCAGTAAGAGAGCCAGAGTCTCTGGTGAG ATGAGGTGCCACTTGATAGACGAGAGCGGCAGACATGAGCCTCTGTGCCTCACCACAACTGGAGAGCGGAGAAATTACGTCCAGAAACCCAGAGACTCCTACAGAAAGCCTCTCTTCAGCATCTCCCACAGGATCTCAGAGAAGAGGCACACACCCAGTTTGGAGCAGCAGGCCAGTCATGGTGCCGAGAGTCAGTTCCACTACAGCAGCCTCCTCTCATCCAAACTCCAAAGTTCAGAGGAAAATGGCCCATTGGAGACCCTTCCCAGCATAGACGCTTTAGGGCAAGCTTCGTCAACAGACTCTAGCCTTTATCCGCTGATTGAGAAAATGTTTCTCATTCTCAATACCCTCAATTCAAGCATGACACAACTGCATAGCAAAGTGGACTTGTTAACCCTTGAAGTCATGCGAATAAAGAAGCAGATCAAGCCAGCTGAGATGGAGACGGAGTTCCAGCCCCCTCCTGAATATCTGCTATCAAGTGCTGAATTGAATCAGCTGATGGAGCAGACTTCCAGCGCTGGGGAGCTTGGCTGTCGGCTGCTGGTGCATCTCTTCCCAGAGCTGTTCAAAGCCAGGGAGTGCTCACATGAATGCATGGCAAGCAAGAGAACACTGGAGTCTCTACATCTGCAGCTGATACGTAACTATGTTGAGGTATGCTACCCTTTGGTCAAGAACAACAGCGTCTGGCAGGAAGAATGCCTCCTCCAGATTAATGACTTGTTTAATCGCTTTTGGGCACAGAGGGACATGGAGAGTGCTCTGCTGCTCAGGAAGCAGACAATCACAGGTGCTGGGATAAAGACTGAGCATCCTCAAACCTATCGTTTCATCAATGAGCAGGGCCAGGAGGAGCATATCTCTTTAGATAACCAGCAAAGCAACCTGACTGTGTCAAACCTTACTTTCAATACACTAGCCACAGAGGAGCTGGATGAGTTCTCCTCACCTGAGgactttgttatttttcttatgCACCGTCTCTTTCCGGAggtttttgaagaggggaaaaTGCCAGAAGGCTCCAGCAGTTTCAGTAGTGTGGGGCAGCTGGTTCTGGACTCTGACAAGATGGAAATAATAAGAAGGTATATGGAAGCAAATTTTCCAAATGTGCCTGAGGACAGTTGGCTTCAGGTGTGCATTCAGCACATGGAGGATGCACTCGAGGGTCCTCACAGTAATGGCAATGGGAGTGAACCTGACAATATCAACGACGAGGGCTATGACCTGGCCAGCCTTCCTGAGGATGTTTCTATTATTAGGGTTCCAGAGGTGGGTGATGATGAACGGCCCAGTCGCAAGTCCAAAAAGTCGCTGCTTACACCTGTGGATTTTGACAATCTGGAGATTCCTCTTCCTGAGTTTACTGTTCCCCAGGAGTACCTCTTGTCCAGGGGGCAGCTGAAAAGCAACTATGAATGTAGCTTGTCCATTGGGAACTTTGCTTCTCGGCTGCTGGTGCTTATGTTCCCTGAACTCTTCAACCACGACAACGCACGGAAACAGTACAACTGCAGTGGTTCTCTTGGTAAAAAACAGCTCGACCCTGTCCGTGTAAATCTGATCCGCCATTATGTGCAGTTAGTCTACTCTCAGGCCAAGAACGACAGAGTGTGGATGTTGGAATTTGTGAGCAAGCTTGATGAGAGATGCAGGAGACGTGACACAGAGCAGAGAAGATCCTACCTGCAGCAACGCAAAGTGTACGGTCAAGAGTCAGAGCAGGACTTTATTTGCCAGCTAAACCAGCACAATCCAGACAGCATGAGGGAGGATCCAGATATGCCCTCTTTACCTCCTGAGAAAAGTAGCAAAGACTTCTGTAAAATTCCCCTGGATGAACTGACTGTATCCAAACCCGACTTCCCTGTACCTTCCATCTACCTGCTCTCAGACACCGAGGTACGGGAAATCGTCCAACAGAGTCTGTCTGTTGGGAACTTTGCTGCCCGCCTGTTGGTGCGCCTCTTCCCTGAGCTCTTCACCCAGGAGAACCTGCGGCTGCAGTACAACCATTCAGGGGCCTGCAACAAGAAGCAGCTCGACCCTGTCCGCCTCAGACTGATTCGTCACTACGTGGAAGCAGTGTATCCTGTGGATAAGATGGAGGAGGTGTGGCACTATGAATGTGTGCCAAGCATCGACGAACGCTGCCGGCGCCCCAATCGTAAGAAGTGTGACATTCTTAAGAAGGCCAAGAGGTCAAACGCTGTGTCCTAG
- the bend3 gene encoding BEN domain-containing protein 3 isoform X2 produces MRCHLIDESGRHEPLCLTTTGERRNYVQKPRDSYRKPLFSISHRISEKRHTPSLEQQASHGAESQFHYSSLLSSKLQSSEENGPLETLPSIDALGQASSTDSSLYPLIEKMFLILNTLNSSMTQLHSKVDLLTLEVMRIKKQIKPAEMETEFQPPPEYLLSSAELNQLMEQTSSAGELGCRLLVHLFPELFKARECSHECMASKRTLESLHLQLIRNYVEVCYPLVKNNSVWQEECLLQINDLFNRFWAQRDMESALLLRKQTITGAGIKTEHPQTYRFINEQGQEEHISLDNQQSNLTVSNLTFNTLATEELDEFSSPEDFVIFLMHRLFPEVFEEGKMPEGSSSFSSVGQLVLDSDKMEIIRRYMEANFPNVPEDSWLQVCIQHMEDALEGPHSNGNGSEPDNINDEGYDLASLPEDVSIIRVPEVGDDERPSRKSKKSLLTPVDFDNLEIPLPEFTVPQEYLLSRGQLKSNYECSLSIGNFASRLLVLMFPELFNHDNARKQYNCSGSLGKKQLDPVRVNLIRHYVQLVYSQAKNDRVWMLEFVSKLDERCRRRDTEQRRSYLQQRKVYGQESEQDFICQLNQHNPDSMREDPDMPSLPPEKSSKDFCKIPLDELTVSKPDFPVPSIYLLSDTEVREIVQQSLSVGNFAARLLVRLFPELFTQENLRLQYNHSGACNKKQLDPVRLRLIRHYVEAVYPVDKMEEVWHYECVPSIDERCRRPNRKKCDILKKAKRSNAVS; encoded by the coding sequence ATGAGGTGCCACTTGATAGACGAGAGCGGCAGACATGAGCCTCTGTGCCTCACCACAACTGGAGAGCGGAGAAATTACGTCCAGAAACCCAGAGACTCCTACAGAAAGCCTCTCTTCAGCATCTCCCACAGGATCTCAGAGAAGAGGCACACACCCAGTTTGGAGCAGCAGGCCAGTCATGGTGCCGAGAGTCAGTTCCACTACAGCAGCCTCCTCTCATCCAAACTCCAAAGTTCAGAGGAAAATGGCCCATTGGAGACCCTTCCCAGCATAGACGCTTTAGGGCAAGCTTCGTCAACAGACTCTAGCCTTTATCCGCTGATTGAGAAAATGTTTCTCATTCTCAATACCCTCAATTCAAGCATGACACAACTGCATAGCAAAGTGGACTTGTTAACCCTTGAAGTCATGCGAATAAAGAAGCAGATCAAGCCAGCTGAGATGGAGACGGAGTTCCAGCCCCCTCCTGAATATCTGCTATCAAGTGCTGAATTGAATCAGCTGATGGAGCAGACTTCCAGCGCTGGGGAGCTTGGCTGTCGGCTGCTGGTGCATCTCTTCCCAGAGCTGTTCAAAGCCAGGGAGTGCTCACATGAATGCATGGCAAGCAAGAGAACACTGGAGTCTCTACATCTGCAGCTGATACGTAACTATGTTGAGGTATGCTACCCTTTGGTCAAGAACAACAGCGTCTGGCAGGAAGAATGCCTCCTCCAGATTAATGACTTGTTTAATCGCTTTTGGGCACAGAGGGACATGGAGAGTGCTCTGCTGCTCAGGAAGCAGACAATCACAGGTGCTGGGATAAAGACTGAGCATCCTCAAACCTATCGTTTCATCAATGAGCAGGGCCAGGAGGAGCATATCTCTTTAGATAACCAGCAAAGCAACCTGACTGTGTCAAACCTTACTTTCAATACACTAGCCACAGAGGAGCTGGATGAGTTCTCCTCACCTGAGgactttgttatttttcttatgCACCGTCTCTTTCCGGAggtttttgaagaggggaaaaTGCCAGAAGGCTCCAGCAGTTTCAGTAGTGTGGGGCAGCTGGTTCTGGACTCTGACAAGATGGAAATAATAAGAAGGTATATGGAAGCAAATTTTCCAAATGTGCCTGAGGACAGTTGGCTTCAGGTGTGCATTCAGCACATGGAGGATGCACTCGAGGGTCCTCACAGTAATGGCAATGGGAGTGAACCTGACAATATCAACGACGAGGGCTATGACCTGGCCAGCCTTCCTGAGGATGTTTCTATTATTAGGGTTCCAGAGGTGGGTGATGATGAACGGCCCAGTCGCAAGTCCAAAAAGTCGCTGCTTACACCTGTGGATTTTGACAATCTGGAGATTCCTCTTCCTGAGTTTACTGTTCCCCAGGAGTACCTCTTGTCCAGGGGGCAGCTGAAAAGCAACTATGAATGTAGCTTGTCCATTGGGAACTTTGCTTCTCGGCTGCTGGTGCTTATGTTCCCTGAACTCTTCAACCACGACAACGCACGGAAACAGTACAACTGCAGTGGTTCTCTTGGTAAAAAACAGCTCGACCCTGTCCGTGTAAATCTGATCCGCCATTATGTGCAGTTAGTCTACTCTCAGGCCAAGAACGACAGAGTGTGGATGTTGGAATTTGTGAGCAAGCTTGATGAGAGATGCAGGAGACGTGACACAGAGCAGAGAAGATCCTACCTGCAGCAACGCAAAGTGTACGGTCAAGAGTCAGAGCAGGACTTTATTTGCCAGCTAAACCAGCACAATCCAGACAGCATGAGGGAGGATCCAGATATGCCCTCTTTACCTCCTGAGAAAAGTAGCAAAGACTTCTGTAAAATTCCCCTGGATGAACTGACTGTATCCAAACCCGACTTCCCTGTACCTTCCATCTACCTGCTCTCAGACACCGAGGTACGGGAAATCGTCCAACAGAGTCTGTCTGTTGGGAACTTTGCTGCCCGCCTGTTGGTGCGCCTCTTCCCTGAGCTCTTCACCCAGGAGAACCTGCGGCTGCAGTACAACCATTCAGGGGCCTGCAACAAGAAGCAGCTCGACCCTGTCCGCCTCAGACTGATTCGTCACTACGTGGAAGCAGTGTATCCTGTGGATAAGATGGAGGAGGTGTGGCACTATGAATGTGTGCCAAGCATCGACGAACGCTGCCGGCGCCCCAATCGTAAGAAGTGTGACATTCTTAAGAAGGCCAAGAGGTCAAACGCTGTGTCCTAG